One region of uncultured Sulfurimonas sp. genomic DNA includes:
- a CDS encoding cupin domain-containing protein, giving the protein MKKLNIFSNIPLELKEELFEEIVSKNGLKIERIVSKGHKTTEFEWYDQEDNEWVVLLKGEAILEFENDENIILKEGDYINILAHKKHRVTWTKPDEESVWLAIYY; this is encoded by the coding sequence ATGAAAAAATTAAATATATTTTCAAACATACCACTAGAGTTAAAAGAAGAACTTTTTGAAGAGATTGTCTCAAAAAATGGACTCAAAATAGAGCGAATAGTCTCAAAAGGACACAAAACAACAGAGTTTGAATGGTATGACCAAGAAGATAATGAATGGGTTGTTTTGCTAAAAGGTGAAGCAATTTTAGAGTTTGAAAATGATGAAAATATAATATTAAAAGAGGGGGATTATATAAATATTCTCGCTCATAAAAAACATAGAGTTACATGGACAAAGCCAGATGAAGAGAGTGTTTGGTTAGCTATATACTACTAA
- the amrA gene encoding AmmeMemoRadiSam system protein A, with amino-acid sequence MLDAILLRIAKSAILQKLDAKERIDTEALVKSYPFLGEDGAAFVTLKYDKELRGCIGSIVPHRRLIDDIVHNAISAGFSDPRFKALSEDELKHLSLEVSVLSEPKILEYDDYEDLQKKVRPNVDGLILKHGIYQGTFLPQVWEQLPTPKLFLEHLSMKAGTSMSVYSEHPTLYRYEVEHIKDKFDKVETL; translated from the coding sequence ATGTTAGATGCTATTTTGCTTCGCATAGCAAAGAGTGCGATACTTCAAAAGCTAGATGCTAAAGAGAGAATAGATACAGAAGCTCTTGTAAAGAGTTATCCCTTTTTAGGTGAAGATGGGGCTGCTTTTGTGACATTAAAGTATGATAAAGAGTTGCGTGGATGCATAGGTTCTATAGTTCCTCATAGAAGACTTATAGATGATATAGTTCATAATGCTATCTCAGCTGGATTTAGTGATCCGAGATTTAAAGCTTTGAGTGAAGATGAACTAAAGCATCTAAGTCTTGAAGTCTCAGTTTTAAGTGAGCCTAAGATTTTAGAGTATGATGATTATGAAGATTTGCAAAAAAAAGTGAGACCAAATGTTGATGGGCTTATCTTAAAGCATGGCATCTATCAAGGTACTTTTTTACCACAAGTTTGGGAGCAACTTCCAACTCCAAAACTATTTTTAGAGCATCTTAGTATGAAAGCTGGAACTTCTATGTCTGTGTATAGTGAGCATCCAACTCTTTACAGATATGAAGTTGAACACATAAAAGATAAGTTCGATAAGGTTGAAACACTTTAG
- the amrB gene encoding AmmeMemoRadiSam system protein B — protein MKRSMNVVGSFYPARDVELERYFEHFNKVYEENFTLPNVKSRAVIVPHAGYIYSGYSANIAYRILQISGVKKFVVIGPSHRVGFKGISLCDFNSYETPFGELESESDLSKKLREKFELRCISEAHQEHSTEVQFPFIKHYIPDAKIVELVYSDADVQDISEIIDFVLAKDDCGVIISTDLSHFYKEEDANKLDAICLEAVKNLDLNLLHSGCEACGIKGVNAMMLSAEKLSLSSHLLDYRTSADASGDTSRVVGYMSAYFL, from the coding sequence ATGAAACGAAGTATGAATGTTGTAGGTAGTTTTTACCCTGCAAGAGATGTTGAACTTGAGAGATATTTTGAGCATTTTAACAAGGTTTATGAAGAAAATTTTACACTCCCAAATGTAAAAAGTAGAGCTGTAATAGTTCCTCATGCTGGATATATTTACTCAGGATATAGTGCAAATATTGCATATAGAATTTTGCAAATAAGCGGTGTAAAAAAGTTTGTAGTCATAGGACCTTCTCATCGTGTTGGATTTAAAGGCATAAGTCTTTGTGATTTTAACTCTTATGAAACTCCTTTTGGAGAGTTGGAGTCTGAGAGTGATTTGTCAAAAAAATTAAGAGAAAAGTTTGAACTTAGATGCATAAGTGAAGCTCACCAAGAACACAGTACAGAAGTTCAGTTTCCATTTATAAAACACTATATACCAGATGCAAAGATAGTTGAGTTGGTTTATAGCGATGCAGATGTGCAGGATATCTCTGAGATTATTGATTTTGTTTTAGCTAAAGATGATTGTGGAGTTATCATAAGTACGGATTTGAGTCATTTTTACAAAGAAGAAGATGCAAATAAACTAGATGCTATCTGTCTTGAAGCTGTAAAAAACTTAGACCTAAATTTACTTCATAGTGGTTGTGAGGCTTGTGGCATAAAGGGAGTTAATGCGATGATGCTTAGTGCAGAAAAACTCTCTCTTTCTTCGCATCTACTTGATTATAGAACCAGCGCAGATGCAAGTGGAGACACAAGTAGAGTAGTTGGCTATATGAGTGCATATTTTTTATGA